From Bufo gargarizans isolate SCDJY-AF-19 chromosome 10, ASM1485885v1, whole genome shotgun sequence, the proteins below share one genomic window:
- the LOC122920739 gene encoding astacin-like metalloendopeptidase, translated as MGLIVPQHPSKNRACATVDASAKSSDDGNTFMAERIYLHQGLLPTFTSAVPIVNRLPLHDASITKGEETEDVFTKILRSNRDSTVKLYHGDIVMDTSYSAIKCTSCLWTKSEDGVVRVPYKLAPDYRDEDKKLITEALETFKTLTCIQFKERTTEKDYLKIHSGSGCWSSIGKVGGAQELSLMSGGCMATGIVQHEIEHALGFYHEQSRSDRDQHVDVMWQYINKGDWGEFDLVDTDNMNLPYDYASVMHYGRFSYSNTSGEPSLNPKPDQSVAIGQRYGLSPLDVSKVKKLYGCDICSFLLTGTNGTLDFETFTSSHKDSTSCLWLVRVNRNKTFLQFDKFDLPASAECTAYHITVYDGPSKTSPVLLDRMCGAHELPLMVASKNSVLVEFVFEGPLAAVDVKASYGLVDCGGTYTTDNGTITSPSYPDPYPNLSDCITAIWAPEGHQIVLNFTVFDVEYSSSCLYDYLTIYDGGRTDSPLLGRYCSTGPIPTIISTGDVLLLEFRSDVWFNMDGYSANYYFVKSPSV; from the exons ATGGGTCTGATTGTGCCCCAGCATCCTTCCAAAAATCGTGCCTGCGCCACTGTAGATGCCAGTGCCAAGAGTTCTGATGATGGAAACACCTTCATGGCCGAGCGTATTTACCTACACCAAGGTCTTCTGCCAA CTTTTACCAGTGCTGTTCCG ATAGTGAACAGACTGCCGTTGCATG ATGCTTCAATAACCAAAGGTGAGGAGACTGAAGATGTCTTCACAAAAATATTAAGGTCCAACAggg ACTCCACAGTTAAGTTGTACCACGGAGATATTGTGATGGACACAAGCTACAGTGCCATAAAGTGCACCAGTTGTCTATGGACTAAATCTGAGGATGGCGTGGTCAGGGTGCCCTACAAGCTGGCCCCGGATTACA GGGATGAAGATAAAAAACTGATTACCGAGGCCCTCGAGACCTTCAAGACATTGACTTGTATCCAATTTAAGGAAAGAACGACAGAGAAGGACTATCTGAAAATCCACTCTGGAAGCGG GTGCTGGTCTTCGATTGGGAAGGTTGGAGGCGCTCAGGAGTTGTCCCTAATGAGCGGTGGGTGTATGGCGACAGGCATAGTTCAGCATGAGATCGAGCACGCACTAGGTTTTTACCACGAGCAGAGCCGCAGTGACCGCGACCAGCACGTGGACGTCATGTGGCAATACATCAACAAAG GTGATTGGGGTGAATTTGATTTGGTCGACACAGACAACATGAATCTGCCATACGATTACGCCTCAGTCATGCACTATGGAAG GTTTTCCTATTCAAACACGTCTGGCGAGCCAAGCCTCAATCCGAAGCCGGACCAGTCGGTGGCAATAGGACAGCGATACGGGCTGAGCCCATTAGATGTCTCCAAAGTGAAGAAGCTGTACGGCTGCG ATATTTGCAGCTTTTTGTTAACCGGGACCAATGGAACCTTGGACTTTGAGACCTTCACGTCGTCCCACAAGGATTCTACAAGCTGCCTTTGGCTTGTGAGGGTCAATAGGAATAAG acttttttgCAGTTTGATAAATTTGACCTCCCCGCTTCTGCTGAATGTACCGCATATCACATTACGGTATACGACGGACCGAGCAAGACGTCCCCTGTGCTACTGGACAGAATGTGTGGCGCTCATGAGCTCCCTCTGATGGTGGCGTCTAAGAACTCCGTGCTGGTGGAGTTTGTTTTTGAGGGTCCTCTTGCAGCCGTTGACGTCAAGGCTTCCTATGGTTTAG TGGACTGCGGCGGCACTTACACTACCGATAACGGCACCATCACATCCCCCTCCTACCCGGATCCCTATCCGAACTTGTCAGACTGTATCACCGCTATATGGGCTCCTGAAGGCCATCAG ATTGTCCTGAACTTTACGGTTTTCGATGTGGAGTACTCCAGCTCCTGCCTCTATGATTACCTGACTATTTATGACGGGGGCAGAACAGACTCCCCGTTGTTGGGCAGATACTGCTCCACCGGTCCCATTCCCACCATTATCTCCACAGGGGACGTTCTCCTGCTAGAATTCCGCAGTGACGTCTGGTTCAACATGGACGGCTACTCGGCCAACTATTACTTTG TGAAATCTCCATCGGTGTAA